A single window of Anomaloglossus baeobatrachus isolate aAnoBae1 chromosome 5, aAnoBae1.hap1, whole genome shotgun sequence DNA harbors:
- the LOC142310390 gene encoding uncharacterized protein LOC142310390 → MVIDRDKMAERILHLTLEILFRLTGEDYTVVKKTSSERCQAPVSEGWGRPLSPITGPPPHPPIHEDINDQKILELTYKMIELLTGEVPIRCQDVTVYFSMEEWEYLEGHKDLYKDVMMEVPHPLTSPGLSSKRTTPERCPRPLLPQDCKQEDPNVPQDHQVPTILDPLSGDLLYKKILLIAPSRMDMDRDKMEERILHLTLEILFRLTGEDYTVVKKTSSERCQAPVSEGWGRPLSPITGPPPHPPIHEDINDQKILELTYKMIELLTGEVPIRCQDVTVYFSMEEWEYLEGHKDLYKDVMMEVPQPLTSPVLSSKRTTPKRCPRPLLPQDCKQEDPDVSQDVFPPALSTDDYIRSSDGHLISSKFKTDDQTITHNTYEEQAAVPDIPPVLPRKALSSDLFKQVQNSHLSQNCKQNKSYRRDVEHETAPTKEKPFSCSECGKCFIGKSDLVRHQKIHTGEKPFLCSECGKCFIGKSDLVRHQKIHTGEKPFSCSECGKCFIQKITLVRHQKIHTGEKAFSCSECGKCFIGKSGLVRHQKIHTGEKPFSCSECGKCFIQKLNLVKHQKIHTGEKPFSCSECGKCFIRKSYLVSHQKNHTGEKPFSCSECGKCFIQKLNLVKHQKIHTGEKPFSCSECGKCFIGKSDLVRHQKIHTGEKPFSCSECGKCFIQKITLVTHQKIHTGEKAFSCSECGKCFIRKSHLVRHQKNHTGEKPFSCSECGKCFIQKLNLVKHQKIHTGEKPFSCSECGKCFVQKSDLVLHERSHTGEKPFSCSECGKCFIRKSHLVRHQKNHTGEKPFSCSECGKCFIRKSHLLRHQTSHTGEKPFLCPECGKCFTRKSYLVYHQTNHTK, encoded by the exons ATGGTTatagacagggacaagatggcggagaggatattacacctcaccctagagatcctcttccggcttactggagag gattacacagtagtgaagaagacctctagtgagcgctgtcaggcccctgtgtctgagggatggggaagacccctgagcccaatcacgggacctccacctcaccccccgatacatgaggacatcaatgaccagaagatcctagaactcacctacaagatgattgagctgctgactggagag gttcctataaggtgtcaggacgtcaccgtctatttctccatggaggagtgggagtatttagaaggacacaaagatctgtacaaggacgtcatgatggaggttccccatcccctcacatcaccag gtctatccagtaagaggacaacaccagagagatgtccccgtcctcttctcccacaggactgtaaacaagaagatcccaatgttcctcaggatcatcag gtccccacaatattggatcctctcagtggagatcttctatataagaaaattctcctgattgccccatcaaggatggatatggacagggacaagatggaggagaggatattacacctcaccctagagatcctcttccggcttactggagag gattacacagtagtgaagaagacctctagtgagcgctgtcaggcccctgtgtctgagggatggggaagacccctgagcccaatcacggggcctccacctcaccccccgatacatgaggacatcaatgaccagaagatcctagaactcacctacaagatgattgagctgctgactggagag gttcctataaggtgtcaggacgtcaccgtctatttctccatggaggagtgggagtatttagaaggacacaaagatctgtacaaggacgtcatgatggaggttccccagcccctcacatcaccag ttctatccagtaagaggacaacaccaaagagatgtccccgtcctcttctcccacaggactgtaaacaagaagatcccgatgtttctcaggatgtgtttcctccagctctatcca ccgatGACTATATCAGAAGTTCAGATGGACATCTTATATCTTcaaaatttaaaacagatgatcaaactatcacacataatacatatgaagagcaggctgctgtcccagatatacctccggtgcttcctcggaaagctttatcatctgatcttttcaaacaagtccaaaattcccatttatcacagaattgtaagcaaaataaaagttacagaagggatgtggaacatgaaacagctcctacaaaggagaaaccattttcatgttcagagtgtgggaaatgttttattgggaaatcagaccttgttagacatcagaaaattcacacaggagagaagccatttttatgttcagagtgtgggaaatgttttattgggaaatcagaccttgttagacatcagaaaattcacacaggagagaagccattttcatgttcagagtgtgggaaatgttttattcagaaaataacccttgttagacatcagaaaattcacacaggggagaaggcattttcatgttcagaatgtgggaaatgttttattgggaaatcaggccttgttagacatcagaaaattcacacaggagagaagccattttcatgttcagaatgtgggaaatgttttattcagaaactaaaccttgttaaacatcagaaaattcacacaggggagaagccattttcatgttcagagtgtgggaaatgttttattcggaaatcatacCTTGTTagccatcagaaaaatcacacaggggagaagccattttcatgttcagaatgtgggaaatgttttattcagaaactaaaccttgttaaacatcagaaaattcacacaggggagaagccattttcatgttcagaatgtgggaaatgttttattgggaaatcagaccttgttagacatcagaaaattcacacaggagagaagccattttcatgttcagagtgtgggaaatgttttattcagaaaataacccttgttacacatcagaaaattcacacaggggagaaggcattttcatgttcagaatgtgggaaatgttttattcggaaatcacaccttgttagacatcagaaaaatcacacaggggagaagccattttcttgttcagagtgtgggaaatgttttattcagaaactaaaccttgttaaacatcagaaaattcacacaggggagaagccattttcatgttcagagtgtgggaaatgttttgttcagaaatcagatcttgttttgcatgaaagatctcacacaggggagaagccattttcatgttcagagt